CGAGGATATTTGCCCCCGCCCCGAGTCGCTTCCGCCGCAGCCGACGCAGCCGCTGGTCGCTCCGCTGTACACGGCGGCGGTCTATCGCTGCGAGAGCATCGAACAGGCCGACGCTTTGCTATCGGGCCATCTCGCCGGCTACGCCTATCTGCGTGACGGGCATCCGAATGCCGATCTCTTGTCGGAGAAATGCCGTGCTCTGCACGGCGCCGAGCGCGCCGTGATTTGCTCCTCGGGCATGGCAGCCTTGGCGGTCGCGGCCCTGTCGCAACTTGCCGCCGGCGATCACGTCGTGCTCAGCAACCAGCTCTATGGCCGTTCGCTCGTCTTGTTCACGACCGAGTGCGCACGACTGGGAATCAAAAGCACCGTCGTCGATGTTTGCGATCTCAACGCGGTCCGGGCGAGCCTGGCGGCGGAAACGAAACTGATCGTGGCCGAGACGATTGCCAATCCGCTCTTGCGCGTGCCCGACATCACGGCGCTTGCCACCTTGGCTCGGTCGGCCGGTGCGCGGCTGCTCGTTGACAATACGTTTGCCAGCCCGGCGGTTTGCCGGCCGCTCGATCATGGCGCCGACCTGGTCATGGAAAGCCTGACCAAGATCATGAGTGGGCATAGCGACGTCTGCCTGGGCCTGTTGTGCGGTCATGAGAAGCATTGGACGCGCGTGCCGGCCGCCTTGTCCACATTCGGATTCACGGCCAGCCCGTTCGATTGCTGGATGGCCGGGCGCGGACTGGGCACGATGGCGCTGCGCGTGGACCGGGCTTCGGCCAACGCGCTGGCCGCCGCACACTTTCTCGCCGGACAATCGCAAGTCGCGGCGGTCTACTACCCGGGGCTTGCAGCGCATCCGGATCATGCGCTGGCGGTGCGGCAATTCCTGGGCGGGTTCGGCTCGATGGTGTCGTTCACGCTCGCCGACGGGCGCGCGGCCGCCGACCGATTCATTCAGGCGGCGCGGGCGATTCCGTTCGCACCTTCGCTGGGCGACCTGAGCACGACGCTATCGCATCCCGAAGTTACCAGCCATCGCGGGATGACGCCCGAGGCGCGCGCGGCCTTGGGCATCACCGGCGGAACGATCCGACTGTCGCTCGGAATCGAGTCGACCGAGGCCGTGCTGGCGGCCTTGGCCGAGGGACTGGCCGGAATCTGAGTCCCGAGCAAACCTGTTTCGTGCTAGACGCCCCTGCCATGCGGGGTATGATATTAAAGCGCTCGCGGCGGGCGGATCGAGGCGATTTGTCAGGTGATTTGCGGAGCCATCTATGGCGGAAAAAGAAGAAGCATTAGAAGTCGAAGGTGTCGTGACGCAGGCCCTGGCGAATACGCGCTTTCGCGTAACACTCGACGGCGGCCACATCGTCATTGCTCACGTGGCCGGCCGCATGCGAAAGAACTTCATTCGTATCGTGCCGGGCGACAAGGTGCGGGTCGAGCTCTCTCCCTACGACCTGACGAAAGGCCGCATCACGTTTCGCGAGCGGTAGTGGGGCCGCGCGAGCGGTAAACGCCATACGCCCCGGCGGCTGGCAAATTGTTCTCCGAGAGGCCCCCCGCCAGCACTCGTCACCCTACTACGGGCGCAACGCTCTGGTCACGCGTTTGTCATCCGGGCAATCACCTGGCGAACCCGCATTTCGCCTCGCTTGGCTTCGAGGGGGCGCCCTGGCCCGAATTCTCGCGGTTTTTGGCAGCCCAGCGGGTTCCGGCTTGGAAATTGCGACCTAGGTTTGGAGGGCTTCCGGACCCTCAAGTTTTTCGCTTGCGCCGGTAGCATGGGCCGGAATATTCGTTAAAACCAAGGCTTCTTTGGCCGGGTATAACGCCGGGCATCGGGAATCGGCTCGCGGTCCAGCAATTGTTTCGACCGCTCGCAATATTCGTTCACAAACCATTGGGAGACTCTCGCCGTGAAGAAAACCTTGTTGTCGATGATGACCGTGGCCCTGTTGCTGGCCGGCTCGGCCAGCCGCGCCGCGGCCCAGGGAGACATGAAGCCGATCCTCGTGGTCTCGCTGGCCGGTTACCAGCGGATCATGGACGACATCGCGTTCGTCGGAAAACTGTCCGACAGTCCCGACCTGGCCAAGAACCTGGAAGGGATGATCACGTTCTTCACGCAGGGCCAAGGACTGGCCGGTCTCGATAAGACCAAGCCGTGGGGCCTGGCAGCCAGCACCGATGGGCTTAGCTTCCAACTGCTGGGTTTCGTTCCGGTCACGGATCTGAAGAAGCTGCTCGATGCTCTCTCCGGTTTCCTCGGCGACCCCGATCAGGAAGACGGCGTTTACAAGATCCAAGCCGGCCTGCCCATTCCGCTCTACTTGAAGGAGCACAAGGGCTATGGCTACCTGAGCCAGGACGCGGCCAGCCTGTCGAGCCTGCCGGACGATCCGACGAAGCTCTTGGGCGGCCTCGACAAGCAATACGACGTGGCCGTGCGTCTGAACGTGCAGAACATTCCCGAGGTCTTCCGCCAACTGGCTATCGACCAGTTCAAGATGGGGGTCGAGGGGAGCCTCGAGCAAGGTCCGGATGAAAGCGATGAGCAGTTCGAGCAGCGCTCGAAGATGACCCAGCAACAGATGGACACGCTGGTCACGACGCTCAACGAGCTGGACGAGTTGACGCTCGGCCTGTCGATTGACGAGGCCGCCCGCCGCACGTACCTCGACCTGCAGATGACCGCCGCCGATGGCACGCCCACGGCCAAGCAAATGGTCTCGCTGCCGGCGCCGCCGTCGAAGTTCGCGGGCTTCCTGATGTCGGACGCGGTGGCCACGTTGCACGTCAACAGCAAGGCGTCGCCGGAAAACACCGATCAATCGCTGATCATGGTCAACTCGCTGCGGCAGCAGATCATGTCGCAAATCGACGACCAGGACTTCGGCAACGACCAGGTCGAAGCGACGGTCAAGGACGTCGTGGGCCAGGTGATGGACGTGTTGCAAGACACAGTGAAGAAGGGGGTCGTCAACGGCGGCGCGGTGATCGTCGGCGATGGTCCTTTCACGCTCGCCGCCGGTGGACTGGTGTCTGACGCCAGCCGCCTGGAAGCGGTCGTCAAGAAGCTGGCCGACCTGGCCAAGAACGACGGCGGAATTCCCGCCGACGCGGTGAAGCTGAACGCCGACAAGCACAAGGGAGTGACCTTCCACACGGCCACTTTCGACGTGCCCAACGATGACGACAACGCCGACCTGGTCAAGGAGCTGCTTGGCGACAAGCTCATGCTCACCGTCGGCATCGGCAAGGAGAGCGCGTTCCTGGCCCTTGGCAACAAGGGGATCGACACGCTGAAGAAGGTGATCGACAAGTCGGAAGGGGTCACCGAGACCACCGATAAGCCCTTCGAGCTGACCGTGTCGCTCGCCCCGATTCTGAAGCTGATGTCGAAGGCCGAAGACGCCAACCCGATCATCGGCGCCATGGCGGCGACCTTGAAGGAGAGCGGCAAGGACAAGATCCAGCTCACCGTGCAGCCGATCAAGAACGGTGCGCTGTATCGCCTGGAGGCCGAAGAAGGGATCCTGAAGATCCTCGGCTCGGCCGTGAAGCTGGCCGCCGCCCAAAGCGGCTTGGGAGCTTTTTAGTACGCCCGCGGCGAGGTCGGGCGTCGCCAGACGCTTGATGAGTCGCAAAAAGTTGATTGCTCAAAAACGGCATCGGTCGCCACGTGCGGCCGGTGCCGTTTTTTATTGCGCGGGCATGCTACCGGCCCAGCCCATCATTGCCGATCACTTTGGTCGCGGGCAACGCGGCGCAGGCCGAATACTGCGGCGGCGATTGTTGGCCGAAGAGAAACGAAAACCGCCGGGGCGGATCGCGGTCGGCGGGTCATGGGTGCTTCGAGCATGGCTTGATTTTAACCTGCGCCAAAAGCAATCTCTACGTAGCCAAAGTCGGGCAGGAATGTGCAGCCGGGACGGCCGCACCACAAGTCATTTCGCGTCGGCCTTTTGTGGTGCAGGCGTCTCGCCTGCATTCTGCCAGGCGTGCAAAACTGCCCGGGCTGTGGATCGTAGCGTTTTTTGCGCCTAGTAGACGACGGTCGTCGCCGGCAGTTCGCCGCGCAACTCGCCCACGCCGGCATCACTGATTTGGGTGCCACGAATGAGGAGGTTTACGAGGTTTCCTAGCTGCTTGAGGTCTTTGAGTCCTTCGTCCGTCACTGCGGTGTCATTAAGGTCGAGCATGCGCAGGTTCGTAAGATTCGCCAGCGCCGGAAGCGCTTCGTCCGTGACCGCGGTTCCGCTCAGATCGAGGAAGGACAGATTCTTCAGTCCAACAAGGTCGTCGACGTTCGAGATGGCCGAGTTGTTGAGCCGGAGCATGTTCAGTTTCGACAGCCCGCTTAGTTCTTTCAACCCGGCGTTCGTGATCGAACAGCCGCTGAGAGTGAGCGTGGTCAGGTTTTTAAGATTCCCGACTTCCGCGAGGCCAGCATCCGTAATCATGCAATCGCCGAGCGTGAGGAGGGCGAGGTTTGGCAGGTGACGGATTTCGCTTAGCCCGGCGTCGGTGATCTTGGTTTCCCATAGACCAAGCGACTCGAGTCGCTGCAGGTTCTTGAGCTGCGACAATCCGGCATTGGTGATTCGAGTCGCGCCGAGGTAGAGGGTTGTCAGATTCGTTAGGCCCGCGATTTCCTTCAAGCCGACGTCCGTGATATTGGTCTCCGACAGTTCGAGCCTGGACAGATTTGTCAGAGAGCGCAGTTCCTTCAGGCCGGCGTCCGAGATCTGCGTGTCATAGATTTGGAGCGTGGCGAGCGACTTCAACTTCGGCACTTCTTTCAGCCCGACGTCCGTGATTTTCGTTCTCCCGAGGTATAGATGCTCAAGACCGGTCAGCCCGGCTGCCACTCTCAGACCCACGTCGCCGATCTGCGTGTGGCTGAGGTTCAAAGATTTCAATGTCGGCAAGCTGCTTAGGCAATTCAGTCCGGCGTCGGTGACATTTGTTTGGTTGAGATTGAGCGTCTGGAGGCTGTTCAGTGCACTGATGGACTTCAACCCTTCGTCTGTGATCCTCGTCTTCCACAACTCGAGCGTTTCCAGTCTCTTGAGCGCGACGAGCTCCTTCATGCCGGTGTCCGAGACGTCGGTGAAATTGAGCTCGAGCGTGGTGAGGTTATTCAGGCGCTGCAGTTCCTTCAGTCCGGTGTCGGTGATTCCTGTAAAGCGAAGCCGCAACGTCGCGAGATTCGGCAGCGCAGCCAGCTCACGCAAACCGGCGTCCGTGATCTTCGTTCCCGAGAGATTGAGCTCCGTGAGTTCGGTAAAGTCTCGAATTTCTTTGAGGCCGATGTCGGTGATTTCGTTGTAACTAAGACTTAGCGTCGTCAAGTTCTTGAGCGCACGCAGCGGCTGCAGGCCGGCGTTTGTCATATTGGTTCCATGAAGGCCGAGCGTTCTCAAGCTCGTCAGCTTGCCGACGTGTCGCAGGCCTTCATCGCCGATCGGGACGCCGTCCAACGACAGCGATGTCAAAGTGCCGAGTCCCTCCAACTGGGCCAGGCCGTCGTCCGTTATGTTGGAATCCGTGAAGTCGAGCGTCTGCAGGTGCCGAAGTTCCTTGAGCAGGCCCAGGAATCGGACGCTGCTCCTTCTCCGTTGGCTGAAGTCGACGCCGATTACTGGACGATCCGGCTGCGAGTTATCGCGCGTGATCCGGCCGCCGAGCAACTCGATCTTTGCGGCGGCCGCGGCCTCGTCCGTCTCGTCGCCGGCCACGGCCACCGAGCAGGCCCAGGGCAGCATCAGCAGGCCGAATACTGCAGCGGCGATTGTTGACCGAAGAGAAACGAAAACCGCCGGGGCGGATCGCGGTCGGTGGGTAAAGGGCGCGTCGGGCATGGCTTGATTTTAACCTGCGCCAAAAGCAATCGTCGCCTTGCGCCGGCGATGAACTCTTGGGCTCTACGTAGCCAATGTCGGGGAAATGTGCAGCCGGGACGGCCGCACCACAAGTCATTTCGCGTCGGCATTTTGTGGTGCAGGCGTCTCGCCTGCATCCTTGCGCAGCCAGAAAAACAAAACGGCCCTGGGCGGTAGAGCTTGCCCTTTTGCCGCTTAAATCCCGGTAATTCCGGGCTCCTCTGCAGGAGAACCGCAAAGTTGAGGTTCTGCGCGCGTATCTTCTGTAGCCGGCCTCCGGTGAGGCCGGGATTTCACGGGCCGCTTCCGGGGTCGCAGACCCCGGCTACAGACTTTGCAGTTCTCCTGGGCTCCCCTGTGGTTCCCTCGCAAAGCGCGTTACGCTAGAGTATCGAGACCCCATCGGCGGCACCGCGGCCGGCAGCCAAAAGCAGTCGTGACGGGTGTCCATCGTCGAGTCGTGTCCACGCGCCGCAAGAGCCTCTCCTTTCACATTTTCCGAACCGTTTCGATTTTAGCTACGCAGGGTTTTGGGATGCCAATCGTCAATTTCGTCACTGAGAAGAAGCAAGTTCAGGTGCCCGAGGGGGCCAATCTTCGCGTGGAAGCGATGAAGGCCGGGATCAAGCTCTATAACGGCATCAACGGCTACGGCGCGAAGCTGAACGAAGTTTTCAATTGCCACGGGTTCGGCCACTGCGGCACGTGCCGGGTGCTGATCACCAAGGGGAAGGAAAACGCCAGCCCGATGGGCCTGGTCGAGACGTTCACCTGCAAATACAACCCGCTGTCGCCGGCGATGTTCGCCTACATCGGCAACGAAGACACGATGCGGCTGGCTTGCCGCACCAAGGTGATGGGGGACATGGACGTGGTGACACGGCCCGACCTGAACCTGACGGGCGAGAACTTTTTCAGCTAGTCGCGATTTCCCGTTGCACGATCTGGGTGCCACTGCTGGCTTGCCCAGCAGTGCGACGATTTCGGTATTGGTGCCCTTAAAGCACCAAACGATTTTCGAAAGTGGCACGTGCCGTGAAGCAGGTTGTCGCCATCGTCAAGCCGTACCTGGTCGAGAAGGTCCTGGAAGGACTGAAGCGGGCTCCGCTCGAAGCCGTGAGCGTCCGCGAAGTGAAAGGCTACGGCCGCCAGAAAAACTATCTCGATCAATACGCCGGCAGCGAATACTCGCTGGCGTTTCTCCCCAAGGTCGAGATCAACCTGTGGGTCGAAGACGCGCGCGTCGAAGAGATTACGCGCCGCATCGTCGAGGTGGCCCGCACGGGCCGCATGGGGGACGGCAAGATTTTCGTCCTGCCGGCCGTGGCCTGTGACCGCGTGATCGACATCGGGAAAGCGAGCGCGAAGGGGAAGTAACGGGCGGTCACAGCTCGAAAAGCGTCGATTCTCCTCAAGAGTCGTCGTCCGCCCAATAGTCGCGATCAATCGCGAAATCGATCGCTTGCCGTGTCGCGTGCACGCACAGGATTTCGCGATTCAGAATAAATCGCAGTTTTGCGAGCCATTCGAGTTCGGGGCTGTTGTGCAACCGCCGTAGATCGGCGGCGATCATCAGTTCGCGATCGGTCTCGTCAAATATCACGATTCGATTCTCGCGTGCGACTGACTCCGGCAACAGCTCGACCAGAGCCGCCGGCAGCGGCATCCGCATCAGAACGCCGCTCACATCAGCCACAGGCCGCCCGCACCGCGGGCAGGCAATCGGGGGAACGGGCACGGATCGCCGTAGCTCATCACTGCCGCAAAGCGAGCAGCGGAAGTGCGGACTCTCGGCTGACGAGCCAATAGGACACATGTTTCAAAACTCCCGCCGCTGCTTCAGGGCGCGAGCGATTCAATCGCACCGCAAGGCATTACTAACTCACCTTTTCATCGGCCGTGCTTGCGAAATTGTGCCGCCACATTGCGCGCGCCGTGAATGACTCGCACGATTTGAATTCCGTCAGAGGTTGGAGCGTAGAAGATCACTAACGAATCCGTGGTGAAGCAACGCACATCAGGCGCTAGGTCGTGCCGTACTTCTCCAAGTTCCGGATGGCTCGCGTAGCGATCGCACGCAGCCTTCACCCGGTCCAAGACAGCATCCGCGCGTTCGACCGACGCATTGCCGATGAGGTAGTTCCAAATATCTCTGAGATCGTCACGCGCTTCGGGGAGGAATAGAACAGCGGGCATCCTACGCTACTTCGTAGTTGGTAAAGTGGCCCGCAATTCCGCCTTGAAAGCCTCGAAGTCAATCGGTTGCGCGGGCGCCTTGCCGCGGCGATCGAGCCTTTCCCGAATCTCCGCACGCAGTTCCTGGTACTGCTTTTCCAGATGGTCGAGAGCGCGAACGGCGTCGAGCAACAGTTCGTCCGCCGATTCATAGCCGCCGGCGGCCATTCGCTCGTCGACAGCTCGCTGCAGATCGGGAGGGAATGCGTAGGACATGATGATTTCTCCTGGACCATCAATCATACGCCGCCTCCGTTTAGGACGGCAAGCAGCTGATTTCCACTAGCGAACTGGAGGCACTTGGCCCAGCGGCCGCAGGACCTCTTATTGCTCCGCACCCATCACTCAGCGTTCCGCACTTCAGTCGAGCCAGTCCTGTTCCTTCAGTCGGGCCGGCACGTATTCTTCCGTGACGTAGCTAATTCCCTTCGAGATCAGCGACTCGACTTCCAGCTTGAAGCCGTTGTCGAGCATCTTGCTGATTTCTTTTTGCCAGGCCTTCTTGCCGGCGAACCACGGGTAATCCGCAATCTGCTTGGCACGCTTGCGGTCG
The DNA window shown above is from Pirellulales bacterium and carries:
- a CDS encoding aminotransferase class I/II-fold pyridoxal phosphate-dependent enzyme, coding for EDICPRPESLPPQPTQPLVAPLYTAAVYRCESIEQADALLSGHLAGYAYLRDGHPNADLLSEKCRALHGAERAVICSSGMAALAVAALSQLAAGDHVVLSNQLYGRSLVLFTTECARLGIKSTVVDVCDLNAVRASLAAETKLIVAETIANPLLRVPDITALATLARSAGARLLVDNTFASPAVCRPLDHGADLVMESLTKIMSGHSDVCLGLLCGHEKHWTRVPAALSTFGFTASPFDCWMAGRGLGTMALRVDRASANALAAAHFLAGQSQVAAVYYPGLAAHPDHALAVRQFLGGFGSMVSFTLADGRAAADRFIQAARAIPFAPSLGDLSTTLSHPEVTSHRGMTPEARAALGITGGTIRLSLGIESTEAVLAALAEGLAGI
- the infA gene encoding translation initiation factor IF-1, which produces MAEKEEALEVEGVVTQALANTRFRVTLDGGHIVIAHVAGRMRKNFIRIVPGDKVRVELSPYDLTKGRITFRER
- a CDS encoding leucine-rich repeat domain-containing protein gives rise to the protein MPDAPFTHRPRSAPAVFVSLRSTIAAAVFGLLMLPWACSVAVAGDETDEAAAAAKIELLGGRITRDNSQPDRPVIGVDFSQRRRSSVRFLGLLKELRHLQTLDFTDSNITDDGLAQLEGLGTLTSLSLDGVPIGDEGLRHVGKLTSLRTLGLHGTNMTNAGLQPLRALKNLTTLSLSYNEITDIGLKEIRDFTELTELNLSGTKITDAGLRELAALPNLATLRLRFTGITDTGLKELQRLNNLTTLELNFTDVSDTGMKELVALKRLETLELWKTRITDEGLKSISALNSLQTLNLNQTNVTDAGLNCLSSLPTLKSLNLSHTQIGDVGLRVAAGLTGLEHLYLGRTKITDVGLKEVPKLKSLATLQIYDTQISDAGLKELRSLTNLSRLELSETNITDVGLKEIAGLTNLTTLYLGATRITNAGLSQLKNLQRLESLGLWETKITDAGLSEIRHLPNLALLTLGDCMITDAGLAEVGNLKNLTTLTLSGCSITNAGLKELSGLSKLNMLRLNNSAISNVDDLVGLKNLSFLDLSGTAVTDEALPALANLTNLRMLDLNDTAVTDEGLKDLKQLGNLVNLLIRGTQISDAGVGELRGELPATTVVY
- a CDS encoding ferredoxin, with protein sequence MPIVNFVTEKKQVQVPEGANLRVEAMKAGIKLYNGINGYGAKLNEVFNCHGFGHCGTCRVLITKGKENASPMGLVETFTCKYNPLSPAMFAYIGNEDTMRLACRTKVMGDMDVVTRPDLNLTGENFFS
- a CDS encoding P-II family nitrogen regulator, with translation MKQVVAIVKPYLVEKVLEGLKRAPLEAVSVREVKGYGRQKNYLDQYAGSEYSLAFLPKVEINLWVEDARVEEITRRIVEVARTGRMGDGKIFVLPAVACDRVIDIGKASAKGK
- a CDS encoding type II toxin-antitoxin system RelE/ParE family toxin, whose translation is MPAVLFLPEARDDLRDIWNYLIGNASVERADAVLDRVKAACDRYASHPELGEVRHDLAPDVRCFTTDSLVIFYAPTSDGIQIVRVIHGARNVAAQFRKHGR
- a CDS encoding type II toxin-antitoxin system ParD family antitoxin; the protein is MSYAFPPDLQRAVDERMAAGGYESADELLLDAVRALDHLEKQYQELRAEIRERLDRRGKAPAQPIDFEAFKAELRATLPTTK